In the Primulina tabacum isolate GXHZ01 chromosome 15, ASM2559414v2, whole genome shotgun sequence genome, TTTGGACTGTAGAAGATTGAAAATTTTGCTCCTTAGATGGAGTTGAATAGGAACCTGTATGCTTTTCAGGACAGATCTTGTCATGTCCAGATAATGTATGATTGGTTCCGTCTTCATCATACTTAGGACGGCTCTCATCCTCATTGATCACTGAATCTTTTGCATGTTCGGAGGTCCAGAAAGCACCAAAAGGGCCTGCACTTTCGCCTGTTCTGAGAATATTTGGAACTAATGATGCGTTTTGAGCTCCAGCTGAGGGAGGCGGAGGTGGACTTCTACGAGGCATTGGATTGGACTTGTTTGCAGGCTTTGGCATGCCTGCAACCAGCCATTAATTAGAAGAGCTCAATAAAAGCAGGTAGTGCAAAATGGAGAAAAATTAATAGCTTGACCATTTGACCACAAATTTTCTTCACACTCGAATAGAGAAATGTTAGAAATCGAATCATGGCACTCTTAAACTAAGATCTGACAACAGTCACCTGCAAGAACATCAGTAGTCTGTTGCGGCATTTCTGGAGGTCTGTCAGGTAGTGATTTCTGTGACCCTTCCGGTAAAAGGCTATTAACACGGAACCAGACCTGCAGCCAAAGGAATCAACAAAAGTAATTGATAagcacacacgcacgcatgcaTGCAAGCTTAGCCCTCATGATAGCTCTGGGCACAAAGAACTACAACTAACCTAAGTTCATGGAGATGAATCAGAATCAAGCAAAATGCTTGCCTGCGTGATATCCGGTCTGTCATTTGGGGAAGATTGAAGCATGTCTCTTATAAGATCTGTCAGTGATGAGTTGTACTTTGGTAAATCTGGGATGCGATAGTTCCCATTCAAAATTTGGAGCTTTGATTCACCGTCGAATGCTAACTTGAAGTAACATATGCGAAAAAGGAGACATCCAACTGCCTGTAGTTAAAAGGCTCAGCCTTAGGTAACTAACAAGCTTAGAGAAAGCTGATCCAAAGTTCTGCTGGATTCATAAACAGTATTTAAGAACCAGTCAACTTACCCATATATCTACTTTTTCATTTATAAGTTCTCTGCGAAAAAGATCCCACATCTAAAAAATAGTGAGAGAAGAGACATCAGTTGATTgccaaaaaaaatgtaaaagtgAGAGATCATAGACAGTTGTCCATCTACCTCAGGAGCTCTATATGCTGGTGTTGTGTATTTTCTAATATTATCTTCCTCGATACCCATTTCCTCAGGTTTCTCGAAACGTTTATGATTTGTGGAAGTACTACCAAAATCACACAACTTCCACAATCCATCAGACCCCAGCAAAAGATTCTCAGCCTTCAAGTCTCTACACAATGCAACTCAACAATGATGAACAGATAGAAACTACAAAATAAGTGGAGCAAAATCTAGTGATCAATGCCCCTCAGCAAAGAAGAATCATGCGCTATTCTATATATCATTTAAACAAATACATAAAGAGCACAAAAAATTCATGACTGTAAAACTTTAGCTATTCTTATTCAGCAGGCCAAAAGGAAAGAAGTAATGCAGAGAATTTCAGTATTCTTGCCCACACAAGTGCAAGTAGAAGTAAAAAACAAGATGTGAATAAAATTCCCTACCTCACAAAAAACAGATGAAAATTTTTCCTGATGAGCATCAGTAATTTTAACAGTCCTTAAGGACGtgatattctcaacagaaagaTGTATTAACAAAAATCATCCAAAGCATAATATTGGGGCTTTTAAAAGAGAAGGTCCACGCAACAACTAGTTGAAAGCACAAATATTATATCAAATCCCGAAATTATGCAGTTATAGATAAGAAAGATCAAGTACAATACCGGTGTGCAATAGGTGGACTGTGGCAGTGCATTGCAAAAACAGCATTGCACACATCCCGAAAAATTGTTAGAACCTGCTTTTCCTCAAAGAACCCAGCCCCCCTGCTCTCAAGCACATTAACCAGAGATTTCTCACAACATTCCATGAGAAGGAGGATCTCCTTGGTACGTCCCATATCAAAAACAGCATGAGCACAATAAGTGACAACATTGGGATGCCCTTTGAGAGATTTCATGactgatatctctttcattgcTAGCTCTAGTGACTCTTCATCATTGCATATAATGTGCTTCAAGGCAAATGGCTTGGAACCATGTATTGCATCTCTAGATGAGTAGACACATGAGAATCCACCTTCAGCAATGATATTACGAACCTGAACTTTTAAATTGCCAATGTCAATGATGCGACCTTCCAGCCCATTTTGTTCTTTATGCGTAAAGGATTTGAATCTCCACATGACTGGTGGTGACTCCTTTAAAGCAAAGGTCAATGCGTGAAAATAGGATAAAATTTTCTAGAAGTCAGCTACATGTGATATGAGACAACGATAAACAAAATCCAATTCAAGATGAGCTAAATTTAATCATACAATTCTGAATGAACCCTATATATTAAAATGAAGTTTTTTTTAATAGGGTCACAAAAAGGAAGTCATTGTTAAAAAAGCAGTTTTTTAAAAGGAATGAAAAGGTCCGGAGAGGTCTATCGATAAAACTACAGCTACAAATGCTGCATACACGAAAAATCGAAATGGGTGATCAACCCTTCCTTAAGAATCAATACCATCCATCAAAACTCATCAAATAGCTAGACCGAGAACAATAACTTGAGAATGAGACATAACTATGCAGATCCCTTTAATTTAACAAAAGAATGAACCAGCAGGAGTCCAGAAATTCTAGGAAGAAACATAAGAGGCAAATATGCTAAAAGAATGTTCTTTCAATTTTTGTATGGAAAAACATACGATTTATAAAACTATATCTATACAATCTCTACAAATATGCAAATATCCAGGTTTCCGAAACGATTGGCTCTCAACAACACCATTGATGATCAGCTATCAACTTCACCATTTACATGCATATTACAAAATTACCACAGCATATCAAAGCAATGA is a window encoding:
- the LOC142526797 gene encoding uncharacterized protein LOC142526797 yields the protein MWRFKSFTHKEQNGLEGRIIDIGNLKVQVRNIIAEGGFSCVYSSRDAIHGSKPFALKHIICNDEESLELAMKEISVMKSLKGHPNVVTYCAHAVFDMGRTKEILLLMECCEKSLVNVLESRGAGFFEEKQVLTIFRDVCNAVFAMHCHSPPIAHRDLKAENLLLGSDGLWKLCDFGSTSTNHKRFEKPEEMGIEEDNIRKYTTPAYRAPEMWDLFRRELINEKVDIWAVGCLLFRICYFKLAFDGESKLQILNGNYRIPDLPKYNSSLTDLIRDMLQSSPNDRPDITQVWFRVNSLLPEGSQKSLPDRPPEMPQQTTDVLAGMPKPANKSNPMPRRSPPPPPSAGAQNASLVPNILRTGESAGPFGAFWTSEHAKDSVINEDESRPKYDEDGTNHTLSGHDKICPEKHTGSYSTPSKEQNFQSSTVQKSTPGRSVDRPSFENSPFRDDSDQSTERLRPPKPEEAPTFQNDAFNAFVAEFGSNKKSPGTNGQRSEKEEFLEEELKKVREQLAHANTEKAEITSKYEKLSAICRSQRQEIQDLKQALAARTPSPSKDQPRNQSSTTPPNEKIEGTVWQLKQGLFDRHSISPDPQQWQAFADDSRPPTLPPNNTPKSVRTRNGQQSKKPIEPSSSTNALGFGSENFKVDPSDSSKINVPMGGLSKSQRFGESKSVENKLNPQPAGWAGF